From Pseudomonas sp. G.S.17, the proteins below share one genomic window:
- a CDS encoding LPS-assembly protein LptD, which yields MALKSPAFRKKFPLLVTGSLLAMQPLATQFAVAAEQYDCSVSASGAWDCAPKTNALELPPRPVHSTTSVSSNGSVTSDSGSTSEPAVATTKLVTEAKGKGLKSRSADYSHLDWVPREKLTPAQLAETGPYCSGAYVEPIRPGMDDKTKMSEAPMFIGAKASRYQQEEQIATLAGDVVLRQGSMQVQAQEASLHQTENRGELNGDVRLRDNGALIVGDHAELQLDTGEAQVDNAEYVLHKSNIRGNALYAKRAENAIIRLKDGTYTTCEPGSNAWTLKGNNITLNPATGFGTATNVTLRVKDIPVLYTPYIYFPIDDRRQSGFLPPTIGTGSDTGLMLVTPYYFNLAPNYDATLYPRYMAKRGLLMEGEFRYLTKSSEGQFGGAYLNDDEDERRRQTDYEKTRWMINWQHKGGLDSRWLTQVDYTDVSDPYYFQDLKTDQIGVENRDYINQQGSLTYRGDTYTAAVNAQAYKLATVANITPYNRLPQITFNGALPYNPGGLHFDYQTELVRFDRDLETGNYVDQDGVASPRLDTNVVGLARANGDRLNLAPSVSLPMNWTYGFLTPKLKYVYTQYQLDLDGRGKQTLLADEEFNSSENRAVPIFSVDSGLYFDRNTQWFGKNYRQTLEPRLFYLYVPEKDQSDIPIFDTAETTFNYASLFRDNRFVGSDRIGDENKLSLGITNRWIEDNGFERQRFSIGQALYFADRKVQLPGIEFKDRDDAQANVSPYALEYEYRFNRDWRVNSDFNWDPDSHSTRSGSAMFHYQPEDNPNKVVNLGYRYRNDLVRYDQTTGKWSVGGGDYGTPGSPNYVKDYYKIQQHDFSVIWPIVPQWNAISRWQYDYNRDRTLEAFGGFEYDNCCWKLRLISRYWVDYDEFSQDAPQNEKGDHGVFLQIVLKGLGGVTGAKVESFLDKGIQGYREREDQAF from the coding sequence ATGGCATTGAAATCCCCCGCGTTTCGTAAAAAATTTCCGTTGCTCGTAACCGGCAGTTTGCTGGCGATGCAACCTCTTGCCACTCAGTTCGCGGTCGCAGCGGAACAGTATGACTGTTCAGTGTCTGCTTCGGGCGCCTGGGATTGCGCGCCGAAAACCAACGCCCTCGAATTGCCTCCGCGCCCCGTGCATAGCACGACGTCGGTCAGTTCCAACGGCTCGGTCACTTCGGACAGTGGCTCCACCAGTGAACCTGCTGTCGCTACCACTAAGCTGGTAACCGAAGCCAAGGGCAAAGGTCTGAAGTCGCGTAGTGCAGACTACAGCCACCTTGATTGGGTTCCTCGCGAAAAACTGACTCCTGCGCAATTGGCCGAAACCGGTCCTTATTGCTCGGGCGCCTATGTCGAGCCGATCCGGCCTGGCATGGACGACAAGACCAAGATGAGCGAAGCGCCAATGTTCATCGGCGCCAAGGCTTCTCGCTACCAGCAGGAAGAGCAGATCGCCACGCTCGCCGGTGACGTTGTATTGCGTCAGGGCAGCATGCAGGTCCAGGCTCAGGAAGCGAGCCTTCATCAGACCGAAAACCGTGGCGAGCTGAACGGCGATGTCCGTTTGCGCGACAACGGTGCCTTGATCGTCGGCGACCACGCCGAACTGCAACTCGACACCGGCGAAGCCCAGGTCGACAACGCAGAGTACGTGCTGCACAAATCGAATATTCGCGGTAACGCTCTGTACGCCAAGCGTGCCGAGAACGCGATCATTCGTTTGAAGGACGGTACGTACACCACGTGCGAACCGGGCAGCAACGCGTGGACGCTCAAAGGCAACAACATCACGCTGAACCCGGCTACCGGTTTCGGCACCGCGACCAACGTCACTCTTCGGGTCAAGGACATACCGGTACTCTACACGCCGTATATCTACTTCCCGATCGACGACCGTCGCCAGTCAGGCTTCCTGCCGCCAACCATCGGCACCGGCAGCGATACCGGCCTCATGCTGGTTACGCCTTACTACTTCAACCTGGCACCGAACTACGATGCCACGCTCTATCCTCGTTACATGGCCAAGCGTGGCCTGTTGATGGAAGGCGAATTCCGTTACCTGACCAAAAGCAGCGAAGGTCAGTTCGGCGGCGCTTACCTGAACGATGATGAAGACGAACGTCGTCGTCAGACCGATTACGAAAAAACCCGCTGGATGATCAACTGGCAGCACAAAGGTGGCCTGGACTCGCGCTGGTTGACTCAGGTCGACTACACCGACGTCAGCGATCCTTATTACTTCCAGGATCTGAAAACCGATCAGATCGGCGTTGAAAACCGCGACTACATCAACCAGCAGGGTTCCCTGACCTACCGTGGTGACACCTACACGGCAGCCGTCAACGCCCAGGCCTACAAGCTGGCAACCGTCGCCAACATCACCCCGTACAACCGCCTGCCGCAGATCACCTTCAACGGTGCACTGCCTTACAATCCGGGCGGCCTGCACTTCGATTACCAGACCGAACTGGTGCGCTTTGACCGCGACCTGGAAACCGGCAACTACGTTGACCAGGACGGTGTTGCAAGCCCTCGTCTGGACACCAACGTTGTCGGCCTGGCGCGTGCAAACGGCGACCGCCTGAACCTGGCACCATCGGTAAGCTTGCCGATGAACTGGACCTACGGCTTCCTGACGCCGAAGTTGAAATACGTCTACACCCAGTACCAACTGGATCTGGACGGTCGCGGCAAGCAAACCCTGCTCGCCGACGAAGAATTCAACAGCAGCGAAAACCGCGCCGTACCGATCTTCAGCGTCGACAGCGGCCTGTACTTCGACCGCAATACGCAGTGGTTCGGCAAGAACTATCGCCAGACTCTCGAACCGCGCCTGTTCTATCTCTATGTTCCCGAGAAAGACCAGAGCGACATCCCGATCTTCGACACGGCTGAAACGACGTTCAACTACGCGTCGCTGTTCCGTGACAACCGTTTCGTCGGCTCCGACCGTATCGGCGACGAAAACAAGTTGTCCCTGGGCATCACCAACCGCTGGATCGAAGACAACGGCTTCGAACGTCAACGCTTCAGCATCGGTCAGGCGTTGTACTTCGCTGATCGCAAGGTTCAATTGCCGGGCATCGAGTTCAAGGACCGTGACGACGCACAAGCGAACGTCTCGCCGTATGCACTCGAATACGAATACCGCTTCAACCGCGACTGGCGTGTCAATTCGGACTTCAACTGGGATCCGGACAGCCACAGCACTCGCTCCGGCAGCGCAATGTTCCACTACCAGCCTGAAGACAACCCGAACAAGGTCGTCAACCTCGGCTACCGCTACCGCAATGACCTGGTGCGTTACGACCAGACCACCGGCAAGTGGAGCGTGGGTGGTGGCGATTACGGCACCCCGGGCAGCCCGAACTACGTCAAGGATTACTACAAGATCCAGCAGCATGACTTCTCGGTCATCTGGCCAATCGTTCCGCAGTGGAACGCCATCAGCCGCTGGCAGTACGATTACAACCGCGACCGCACGCTGGAGGCCTTCGGTGGCTTCGAGTATGACAACTGCTGCTGGAAACTGCGCTTGATCAGCCGCTACTGGGTCGACTACGACGAGTTCAGCCAGGACGCTCCTCAGAACGAGAAAGGCGACCACGGCGTATTCCTACAAATTGTGTTGAAGGGACTTGGTGGCGTTACCGGCGCCAAAGTAGAGAGTTTCCTCGACAAAGGCATTCAAGGTTATCGTGAACGTGAAGACCAAGCTTTCTGA
- a CDS encoding peptidylprolyl isomerase, translating to MKTKLSDCLRPLLLGALLLGTAAHAAVQPLDSVVAIVDNDVIMKSQMDQRVREVQQTIAKRGSGVPPAEALQPQVLDRLILENLQLQIGERSGIRITDEELNQAIGTIAQRNNMTVDQFRAALSHDGLSFDDARDQVRREMIISRVRQRRVAERIQVSEQEVKNFLASGQGKAQLSEEFHLANILIATPDSASSDQIQTAARKAQDLYGKLKQGADFGQMAIANSASESALEGGDMGWRKAAQLPPPFGDMLGTMPIGDVTPPARTPGGFIILKLLEKRGGEGQAQMRDEVHVRHILIKPSEIRSEEETKRLAQKIYDRIQNGDDFGELAKSFSEDPGSALNGGDLNWVDPNSLVPEFRQVMNDTPQGTLSKPFKTAYGWHVLEVLGRRATDSTNQARDQQALTVLRNRKYDEELQTWLRQIRDEAYVEIKLPGAAQAAQ from the coding sequence GTGAAGACCAAGCTTTCTGATTGTCTGCGCCCGCTGCTGCTGGGCGCGTTACTCCTGGGGACTGCAGCGCATGCTGCGGTCCAGCCGCTGGACAGCGTGGTGGCCATTGTCGATAACGACGTGATCATGAAGAGCCAGATGGACCAACGTGTCCGTGAGGTTCAACAGACCATTGCCAAACGCGGTTCGGGCGTTCCACCTGCAGAAGCGCTGCAACCGCAGGTTCTGGATCGTCTGATCCTGGAAAACCTGCAGTTGCAGATCGGCGAGCGCTCCGGCATCCGGATCACCGACGAAGAGCTGAACCAGGCCATAGGCACCATTGCCCAGCGTAACAACATGACCGTGGACCAGTTCCGCGCCGCGTTGTCCCACGATGGACTGTCCTTCGACGATGCTCGCGATCAGGTTCGTCGCGAAATGATCATCAGCCGGGTACGTCAGCGCCGGGTTGCCGAGCGCATCCAGGTCTCCGAGCAGGAAGTGAAGAACTTCCTCGCTTCCGGCCAGGGCAAGGCTCAGCTGTCGGAAGAATTCCACCTCGCCAACATCCTGATCGCCACCCCGGACAGCGCTTCCTCGGACCAGATCCAGACCGCTGCCCGCAAGGCTCAAGACCTCTACGGCAAGCTTAAGCAAGGCGCTGACTTCGGTCAGATGGCAATTGCCAACTCCGCCAGCGAAAGCGCACTGGAAGGCGGCGACATGGGCTGGCGTAAAGCCGCTCAACTGCCACCGCCGTTTGGTGACATGCTCGGGACCATGCCGATTGGCGACGTAACGCCTCCAGCTCGGACGCCAGGTGGTTTCATCATTCTCAAGTTGCTGGAAAAACGCGGCGGTGAAGGCCAGGCTCAAATGCGCGATGAAGTGCATGTGCGTCATATCCTGATCAAGCCAAGCGAGATCCGCAGCGAAGAAGAAACCAAGCGTCTGGCGCAGAAAATCTACGACCGCATCCAGAATGGCGATGACTTCGGCGAGCTGGCGAAGAGCTTCTCTGAAGATCCGGGTTCGGCACTCAACGGCGGCGATCTGAACTGGGTTGATCCTAACTCGCTGGTTCCGGAATTCCGTCAGGTGATGAACGACACGCCGCAAGGCACGTTGTCCAAGCCGTTCAAGACCGCTTATGGCTGGCACGTACTGGAAGTCCTTGGCCGCCGCGCCACTGACAGCACCAACCAGGCCCGTGATCAGCAAGCCCTGACCGTGTTGCGTAACCGCAAATACGATGAAGAGCTGCAAACCTGGCTGCGTCAGATCCGCGACGAAGCCTACGTTGAAATCAAGCTCCCTGGCGCCGCCCAGGCTGCGCAGTGA
- the pdxA gene encoding 4-hydroxythreonine-4-phosphate dehydrogenase PdxA, giving the protein MKPKRFALTPGEPAGIGPDLCLLLATQPQPHPLIAITSRDLLTERAAQLGVAVKLIAVTPDAFPDEPSPVGSLYVWDTPLRGPVVAGQLNTANGPFVVETLTRAGQGCIDGDFVGMITAPVHKGVINDSGIPFSGHTEFLAELTHTEQVVMLLATGDLRVALVTTHLPLRDVADAITAERLERVTRILHADLVNKFGIARPRILVCGLNPHAGEGGHLGREEIDIIEPTLERLRSEGLDLRGPLPADTLFTPKYLEHCDAVLAMYHDQGLPVLKYKGFGAAVNVTLGLPIIRTSVDHGTALDLAGSGKIDTGSLRVALETAYQMAETHS; this is encoded by the coding sequence GTGAAACCAAAGCGTTTCGCCCTGACACCCGGCGAGCCGGCCGGCATTGGTCCTGACCTTTGCCTGCTGCTCGCCACGCAGCCTCAGCCACATCCCCTGATTGCCATTACCAGCCGCGACTTGCTCACCGAGCGGGCCGCGCAACTGGGCGTGGCCGTCAAGCTGATTGCTGTCACGCCCGATGCCTTTCCTGATGAGCCTTCGCCAGTCGGTAGCCTCTACGTCTGGGACACGCCATTGCGCGGACCTGTCGTTGCGGGCCAGCTGAACACCGCCAACGGCCCGTTCGTCGTGGAAACCCTGACGCGCGCCGGGCAAGGCTGCATCGACGGCGATTTCGTCGGCATGATTACCGCGCCTGTTCATAAAGGCGTGATCAATGACAGCGGCATCCCGTTTTCAGGCCACACCGAGTTCCTCGCCGAACTGACTCACACCGAACAGGTGGTGATGCTGCTGGCGACCGGCGACTTGCGTGTCGCACTGGTCACCACGCACCTGCCTTTGCGTGATGTTGCCGATGCGATCACTGCCGAGCGACTGGAGCGCGTAACCCGCATCCTGCACGCCGATCTGGTCAACAAGTTCGGCATCGCGCGTCCACGCATCCTGGTGTGTGGGCTGAACCCGCATGCCGGCGAAGGCGGACATCTGGGCCGCGAAGAAATCGACATCATTGAACCTACTCTGGAGCGTCTGCGCAGCGAGGGCCTGGACTTGCGTGGCCCGCTACCCGCCGACACTCTGTTTACCCCAAAATATCTGGAGCACTGCGACGCAGTGCTGGCGATGTACCACGACCAGGGCTTGCCCGTGCTGAAATACAAAGGTTTCGGCGCCGCAGTCAACGTGACCCTCGGTCTGCCGATCATTCGTACTTCTGTCGACCACGGCACCGCGCTGGATCTGGCGGGCAGTGGCAAAATCGACACCGGCAGCCTGCGAGTCGCCCTGGAAACCGCCTATCAGATGGCCGAGACCCATTCATGA
- the rsmA gene encoding 16S rRNA (adenine(1518)-N(6)/adenine(1519)-N(6))-dimethyltransferase RsmA — protein sequence MTEQFQHKARKRFGQNFLHDAGVIDKILRAIRAKPEDRLLEIGPGQGALTEGLLNSNAQLDVVELDKDLIPILVHQFGNKPNFNLHQGDALKFDFTSLNAPANSLRVVGNLPYNISTPLIFHLLQNANLIRDMHFMLQKEVVQRLAAGPGGGDYGRLSIMVQYHCRVEHLFNVGPGAFNPPPKVDSAIVRLVPHETLPHPAKDHRLLERVVREAFNQRRKTLRNTLKLLLTSDDIAAAGVDGSLRPEQLDLAAFVRLADKLSEKPVEA from the coding sequence ATGACCGAGCAATTCCAACACAAGGCGCGCAAACGCTTTGGGCAAAACTTCCTGCACGACGCTGGCGTGATCGACAAAATCCTGCGCGCCATTCGTGCCAAGCCGGAAGACCGCCTGCTGGAAATCGGGCCGGGCCAGGGTGCCCTGACCGAAGGCCTGCTCAACAGTAATGCGCAACTGGATGTGGTTGAGCTGGACAAGGACTTGATCCCGATCCTGGTTCACCAGTTCGGCAACAAGCCGAACTTCAACCTGCATCAGGGCGATGCGCTGAAGTTCGACTTCACCAGCCTCAACGCGCCAGCCAACAGCCTGCGCGTGGTGGGTAACCTGCCCTACAACATCTCCACGCCGCTGATTTTTCATCTGCTGCAAAACGCCAACCTGATCCGCGACATGCACTTCATGTTGCAGAAAGAAGTGGTGCAGCGTCTCGCGGCAGGCCCCGGCGGCGGCGACTATGGTCGCTTGTCGATCATGGTTCAGTACCACTGCCGCGTGGAACACCTATTCAACGTCGGCCCAGGCGCGTTCAATCCGCCGCCGAAAGTCGACTCCGCGATTGTTCGTCTGGTCCCGCACGAAACCCTGCCGCATCCAGCCAAGGATCACCGCCTGCTCGAACGCGTCGTCCGCGAAGCCTTCAATCAGCGGCGCAAGACCTTGCGCAACACGCTCAAGTTGCTGCTTACCAGCGACGACATTGCCGCCGCTGGCGTGGACGGCAGCCTGCGTCCGGAGCAACTGGACCTGGCTGCGTTCGTACGCCTGGCGGACAAACTCAGCGAGAAGCCGGTCGAGGCCTGA
- the apaG gene encoding Co2+/Mg2+ efflux protein ApaG has product MSDSRYQVDVSVVTRFLAEQSQPDQNRFAFAYTVTVHNSGELPAKLLSRHWVITDGDGHVEEVRGDGVVGQQPLIDAGQSHTYSSGTVMTTKVGNMQGTYQMLAEDGKRFDAVIAPFRLAVPGALH; this is encoded by the coding sequence ATGTCTGATTCCCGTTACCAGGTCGACGTCAGCGTCGTCACGCGTTTCCTCGCAGAACAGTCGCAACCCGATCAGAACCGTTTTGCGTTCGCCTATACCGTGACAGTGCATAACAGCGGCGAGTTGCCGGCCAAGCTTCTGTCCCGTCATTGGGTGATCACTGACGGTGATGGCCATGTCGAGGAAGTGCGCGGCGACGGCGTCGTCGGTCAGCAACCCTTGATCGATGCTGGCCAAAGCCACACCTACAGCAGTGGCACAGTGATGACCACCAAGGTCGGCAACATGCAGGGTACTTACCAGATGCTCGCCGAAGACGGCAAACGCTTCGACGCCGTGATTGCGCCGTTCCGCCTGGCTGTGCCGGGGGCTCTGCACTGA
- a CDS encoding symmetrical bis(5'-nucleosyl)-tetraphosphatase yields the protein MTVYAVGDLQGCLEPLQCLLNHVQFDPAKDRLWLVGDLVNRGPQSLETLRFLYNIRESLVCVLGNHDLHLLAVSRKIERLKKGDTLREILDAPDRDVLLAWLRQQKMMHYDAERNVAMVHAGIPPQWTLKKALKHAAEVETALHDDLLYEPFLDGMYGNEPNKWDSALQGVTRLRVITNYFTRMRFCTSEGKLDLKGKEGAETALPGYAPWFSHKERKTRDVKIIFGHWAALEGRCNEPGVFALDTGCVWGAALTLLNVDTLQRHHCDCDAQGNAESGSARTITQSPVIPAGR from the coding sequence ATGACGGTATATGCCGTTGGCGACCTGCAAGGTTGCCTTGAACCGCTGCAATGCCTGCTGAACCATGTGCAATTTGATCCGGCCAAAGATCGCCTCTGGCTGGTGGGTGATCTGGTCAACCGCGGCCCGCAATCCCTCGAGACCTTGCGGTTCCTGTACAACATCCGCGAGTCCCTGGTCTGTGTGCTGGGCAATCACGACCTGCATCTGCTGGCGGTCTCACGCAAGATCGAGCGCCTGAAGAAGGGCGACACCCTGCGCGAGATTCTCGACGCGCCGGATCGCGATGTCCTGTTGGCGTGGCTGCGCCAGCAAAAGATGATGCATTACGATGCCGAGCGTAACGTCGCGATGGTGCATGCGGGCATCCCGCCGCAATGGACGCTGAAGAAAGCGCTCAAGCACGCGGCCGAAGTCGAAACCGCTCTGCATGACGATCTGCTTTACGAGCCGTTCCTCGACGGCATGTACGGCAACGAGCCCAACAAATGGGACAGCGCGCTGCAGGGCGTGACGCGCTTGCGCGTGATCACCAACTACTTCACTCGTATGCGGTTTTGCACCAGCGAAGGCAAGCTCGACCTCAAAGGCAAGGAAGGCGCAGAAACCGCCCTGCCCGGCTACGCCCCATGGTTCAGCCACAAGGAACGCAAGACCCGCGACGTGAAGATCATCTTCGGTCACTGGGCTGCGCTGGAAGGTCGCTGCAACGAGCCCGGCGTGTTTGCGCTGGACACCGGTTGCGTCTGGGGGGCAGCCCTGACGCTGCTCAATGTCGATACGCTGCAAAGGCATCATTGCGATTGCGACGCCCAGGGCAACGCAGAATCCGGTTCCGCCAGGACCATTACCCAAAGTCCTGTCATCCCGGCCGGACGCTAG
- the glpE gene encoding thiosulfate sulfurtransferase GlpE: MTEFKRIPPEQAQALREQGAVLVDVRDPQTFASNHIPNSLHLDNHSISDFIREADLDKPLVVVCYHGNSSQSAAAYLVSQGFSEVYSLDGGFELWRSTFPSETAQG; the protein is encoded by the coding sequence ATGACCGAGTTCAAACGCATTCCTCCCGAACAGGCTCAAGCCTTGCGCGAACAAGGCGCTGTGCTTGTGGATGTACGCGACCCGCAGACATTCGCCAGCAATCACATTCCGAATTCGCTGCACCTGGATAATCACTCCATCTCGGACTTCATCCGCGAAGCCGATCTGGACAAACCCCTGGTCGTTGTCTGCTATCACGGTAATTCCAGCCAGAGCGCTGCGGCCTACCTTGTGAGCCAGGGTTTCTCGGAGGTGTACAGCCTGGACGGCGGATTCGAGCTATGGCGCAGCACCTTCCCAAGTGAAACAGCCCAAGGCTGA
- a CDS encoding PrkA family serine protein kinase: MSIFSHFQQRFESTRQEELSLQEYLELCKQDRSAYASAAERLLLAIGEPELVDTSVNSRLSRIFSNKVIRRYPAFADFHGMEECIDQIVSYFRHAAQGLEEKKQILYLLGPVGGGKSSLAEKLKQLIEKVPFYAIKGSPVFESPLGLFNATEDGAILEEDFGIPRRYLSTIMSPWATKRLAEFGGDISQFKVVKLYPSILNQIAVAKTEPGDENNQDISALVGKVDIRKLEEFPQNDADAYSYSGALCRANQGLMEFVEMFKAPIKVLHPLLTATQEGNYNSTEGLGAIPFTGILLAHSNESEWHSFRNNKNNEAFIDRIYIVKVPYCLRVSDEIKIYDKLLFNSSLAKAHCAPDTLKMLAQFTTLSRLKEPENSNIYSKMRVYDGENLKDTDPKAKSIQEYRDNAGVDEGMNGLSTRFAFKILSKVFNFDPHEIAANPVHLLYVLEQQIEQEQFQAETRERYLRFIKEYLAPRYIEFIGKEIQTAYLESYSEYGQNIFDRYVLYADFWIQDQEYRDPETGEILNRVALNEELEKIEKPAGISNPKDFRNEIVNFVLRARANNNGKNPTWLSYEKLRVVIEKKMFSNTEDLLPVISFNAKASKEDQQKHNDFVTRMVERGYTDKQVRLLSEWYLRVRKSQ; this comes from the coding sequence ATGAGTATTTTTAGCCACTTCCAACAACGCTTTGAATCGACACGCCAGGAGGAGCTCTCCTTACAGGAGTATTTAGAGCTCTGTAAGCAGGATCGCAGCGCATACGCGTCTGCGGCAGAACGCCTCTTGCTGGCCATTGGCGAACCGGAGCTGGTCGACACGTCGGTCAATTCCCGGTTATCGAGAATCTTCTCCAACAAGGTGATCCGTCGCTATCCTGCCTTTGCCGACTTCCACGGGATGGAAGAGTGCATCGATCAGATTGTGTCGTATTTCCGCCATGCCGCTCAGGGCCTGGAAGAGAAGAAACAAATCCTGTATCTGCTCGGCCCGGTAGGTGGCGGCAAGTCATCTCTGGCTGAAAAACTCAAACAACTGATCGAAAAGGTGCCGTTCTACGCCATCAAGGGCTCGCCGGTTTTCGAGTCGCCGCTGGGGCTGTTCAATGCCACCGAAGACGGAGCGATTCTCGAGGAAGACTTCGGTATTCCCCGACGCTACCTGAGCACCATCATGTCGCCCTGGGCGACCAAGCGTCTGGCTGAGTTCGGGGGCGACATCAGCCAGTTCAAAGTCGTAAAACTCTATCCATCCATCCTCAATCAAATCGCCGTCGCCAAAACCGAACCAGGTGACGAGAACAACCAGGACATTTCTGCGCTGGTCGGCAAGGTCGATATCCGCAAGCTGGAAGAATTCCCGCAAAACGATGCCGACGCCTACAGCTACTCGGGCGCACTCTGCCGGGCCAACCAGGGCTTGATGGAATTCGTCGAAATGTTCAAGGCGCCGATCAAGGTGCTGCACCCACTGCTCACCGCTACCCAGGAAGGTAACTACAACAGTACCGAAGGCCTGGGCGCGATTCCGTTCACCGGCATCTTGCTGGCCCACTCCAACGAATCGGAATGGCACAGCTTCCGCAACAACAAGAACAACGAAGCCTTCATCGACCGTATCTATATCGTGAAGGTGCCGTACTGCCTGCGCGTAAGCGACGAAATCAAAATCTACGACAAGTTGCTGTTCAACAGCTCGTTGGCCAAGGCGCATTGCGCACCCGACACCCTGAAAATGCTTGCGCAGTTCACCACGCTGTCGCGCCTCAAGGAGCCGGAAAACTCCAACATCTACTCCAAGATGCGTGTGTACGACGGCGAGAACCTCAAGGACACCGATCCAAAGGCCAAGTCGATCCAGGAATACCGCGACAACGCTGGCGTCGATGAGGGCATGAACGGTCTTTCCACGCGCTTCGCGTTCAAGATCCTCTCCAAGGTGTTCAACTTCGATCCGCACGAGATTGCCGCCAACCCGGTGCACTTGCTGTACGTACTCGAACAGCAGATCGAGCAGGAACAATTCCAGGCCGAAACCCGCGAGCGCTACCTGCGCTTTATCAAGGAATACCTGGCGCCGCGCTACATTGAGTTCATCGGCAAGGAAATCCAGACGGCCTACCTTGAGTCCTACAGCGAGTACGGCCAGAACATCTTCGACCGCTATGTGCTTTACGCAGACTTCTGGATTCAGGATCAGGAATACCGCGATCCGGAAACCGGAGAAATCCTCAACCGCGTGGCATTGAACGAAGAACTGGAAAAAATCGAAAAACCGGCCGGGATCAGCAATCCGAAGGATTTCCGCAACGAGATCGTCAACTTCGTATTGCGCGCCCGAGCCAACAACAATGGCAAAAATCCAACCTGGCTCAGCTACGAGAAGCTGCGTGTGGTGATCGAGAAGAAAATGTTCTCCAACACCGAGGACTTGCTGCCGGTCATCAGCTTCAACGCCAAAGCCAGCAAAGAGGATCAACAGAAACACAACGACTTCGTTACCAGAATGGTCGAGCGGGGCTACACCGACAAACAGGTACGGCTTCTTTCCGAATGGTACCTACGGGTCCGGAAGTCGCAGTGA
- a CDS encoding YeaH/YhbH family protein, with the protein MSYVIDRRLNGKNKSTVNRQRFLRRYRDHIKKAVEEAVSRRSITDMEHGEQISIPGRDIDEPVLHHGRGGKQTVVHPGNKEFTTGEHIARPQGGGGGKGPGKASNSGEGMDEFVFQITQEEFLEFMFEDLELPNLVKRNLTGTDTYKTVRAGISNEGNPSRINIIRTLRSAHARRIALSGSSRGKLKEAISELERMKREEPDNFGDIQELEVEIERLRARIKRVPYLDTFDLKYNLLVKQPNPSSKAVMFCLMDVSGSMTQATKDIAKRFFILLYLFLKRNYDKIEVVFIRHHTSAREVDEEEFFYSRETGGTIVSSALKLMQEIMAERYPTNEWNIYAAQASDGDNWNDDSPICREILIKQIMPFVQYYTYVEITPREHQALWFEYERIGEAFADTFAQQQLVSAGDIYPVFRELFQRRLVT; encoded by the coding sequence ATGAGCTATGTGATCGACCGACGTCTCAATGGCAAGAACAAGAGCACGGTGAACCGCCAGCGGTTTTTGCGGCGCTACCGTGACCACATCAAAAAAGCAGTTGAAGAGGCCGTCAGCCGGCGCTCCATCACCGACATGGAGCACGGCGAACAAATCAGCATTCCGGGTCGCGACATTGACGAACCGGTGCTTCATCATGGCCGTGGCGGCAAGCAGACGGTGGTCCATCCCGGCAACAAAGAATTCACCACTGGCGAACACATTGCCCGCCCACAAGGTGGCGGTGGCGGCAAAGGCCCGGGCAAGGCGAGCAATTCCGGCGAAGGCATGGATGAGTTCGTATTCCAGATCACTCAGGAAGAGTTTCTGGAATTCATGTTCGAAGACCTCGAACTGCCCAATCTGGTCAAACGCAATCTGACCGGTACCGACACCTACAAGACAGTCCGCGCCGGTATCAGCAACGAGGGCAATCCCTCGCGCATCAACATCATCCGCACCTTGCGCTCGGCCCATGCGCGACGCATCGCGCTGTCCGGCAGCAGCCGTGGCAAGCTCAAGGAAGCAATCAGCGAACTTGAGCGCATGAAGCGCGAAGAACCGGATAATTTCGGCGACATTCAAGAGCTGGAAGTAGAAATCGAGCGGCTGCGGGCGCGAATCAAACGGGTGCCCTATCTGGACACCTTCGACCTCAAATACAACCTGCTGGTCAAACAGCCCAACCCAAGCTCCAAGGCTGTGATGTTCTGCCTGATGGACGTCTCCGGTTCCATGACCCAGGCGACCAAGGACATCGCCAAGCGCTTCTTCATCCTGCTGTATCTATTCCTGAAACGAAATTACGACAAGATTGAAGTAGTGTTCATCCGCCACCACACCAGCGCCCGGGAAGTCGACGAAGAAGAGTTCTTCTATTCGCGGGAGACCGGCGGCACCATCGTTTCCAGCGCATTGAAACTGATGCAGGAGATCATGGCTGAACGCTACCCAACCAACGAATGGAATATCTACGCCGCCCAGGCTTCAGATGGCGACAACTGGAACGACGATTCGCCGATCTGCCGCGAAATCCTGATCAAGCAAATCATGCCGTTCGTGCAGTACTACACTTACGTGGAAATTACCCCACGGGAACATCAGGCCTTGTGGTTCGAATACGAGCGCATCGGCGAAGCCTTTGCCGATACGTTTGCCCAGCAGCAGCTGGTCTCTGCCGGTGATATCTATCCGGTATTCCGTGAACTCTTCCAGCGCAGGTTAGTGACATGA